In Geopsychrobacter electrodiphilus DSM 16401, a single window of DNA contains:
- a CDS encoding glycosyltransferase gives MERIKAWAEGRLNVLPAAGSLHRLRSFPPVTKPVSYVEYDRQAAEAGGTGREISELILIRTGANLGFAGGNNVGLRYVLARDDFDYVWLLNNDTVVNSDALSYMVERMHGKPDAGICGSTLLYYDHPEKVQALGGGYYCKWIGLPWHQGRLQRAELKRNRDRAERWMNYIVGASMLVSRKFLRDIGLMCEDYFLYFEETDWALRAEGKFSLVYAPESVVYHKVGASIGTSSLPNKKSLACDYYSARNRLLFTRRFFPEAIVTVWLCLFGAVLTRLLFGRIARAKMFAGLMIGVDIPPFLDGVGQPLGKSE, from the coding sequence ATGGAGCGGATCAAAGCCTGGGCCGAAGGGCGACTGAACGTTTTACCTGCGGCAGGCAGTTTGCATCGTTTGCGGTCCTTTCCGCCGGTCACTAAACCAGTTTCGTATGTTGAATATGACCGCCAGGCAGCTGAAGCAGGAGGAACAGGTCGTGAGATATCCGAACTGATCCTGATTCGAACTGGTGCCAATTTGGGGTTTGCCGGTGGTAATAACGTTGGGCTTCGCTATGTCTTGGCGCGGGATGATTTTGACTATGTCTGGCTACTGAACAACGATACCGTTGTCAATTCCGATGCGCTTTCATATATGGTCGAGAGGATGCATGGAAAGCCGGATGCCGGGATCTGTGGGTCAACGCTGCTATATTATGACCATCCAGAAAAGGTTCAGGCGCTAGGCGGGGGGTACTATTGTAAGTGGATTGGTCTGCCTTGGCATCAAGGTCGGTTGCAACGAGCCGAACTGAAACGCAATCGAGATCGAGCGGAAAGGTGGATGAATTATATTGTCGGGGCCTCAATGCTCGTCTCAAGAAAGTTCCTTCGAGATATAGGCCTGATGTGTGAGGATTACTTTCTTTATTTTGAAGAGACTGACTGGGCTCTTCGTGCAGAAGGTAAATTTTCCTTGGTTTATGCACCAGAAAGTGTCGTTTATCACAAGGTCGGTGCGAGTATCGGGACGTCGAGTTTGCCCAACAAGAAGAGTCTGGCCTGTGATTACTATAGCGCAAGGAATAGACTTCTTTTCACACGAAGATTTTTCCCTGAAGCAATAGTGACTGTTTGGTTGTGCCTGTTTGGCGCAGTATTGACTCGCCTTTTATTTGGCCGTATTGCTCGTGCAAAAATGTTTGCTGGTTTGATGATAGGGGTGGATATCCCTCCTTTTCTTGATGGAGTCGGGCAACCACTAGGGAAGAGTGAGTAA
- a CDS encoding ABC transporter permease encodes MFLILQVTMKGIFKDRVFHGILMVALLLLSIPLLSQFSMRQVTELSITLSLSLISFILLLLAVFLGGTSIWKDMERRYTFSVLSLPVSRTSYLLGKFFGVALFLLFTAFILGGLALLVIWFVSGNFPPDRPIVWLNIVSAICFDALKYILLVAFAVLFSTVSTSFFLPIFGAISIFFVGNASQQVYDYVHSAAGQVLSVTVRNCASGLYYIVPNFSAFDFKVNAIYGLPIATEGIFLTLGYLVVYSAIVLTLATMLFSRREIK; translated from the coding sequence ATGTTTTTGATTTTACAAGTAACCATGAAGGGGATATTTAAGGATCGTGTATTTCACGGGATACTTATGGTTGCATTGCTGTTGTTGTCAATTCCGCTACTCAGCCAGTTTTCGATGCGCCAGGTGACAGAGTTGTCCATCACTTTGTCACTTTCTTTGATATCTTTTATTCTCCTCCTTCTGGCAGTATTTCTTGGTGGCACGTCAATATGGAAAGATATGGAAAGGCGCTACACTTTCAGCGTGCTTTCATTACCCGTATCACGAACATCTTATTTGCTCGGTAAATTTTTTGGTGTCGCGCTGTTTCTCCTGTTTACGGCTTTTATCCTTGGCGGTCTCGCCCTGTTGGTTATCTGGTTTGTCTCCGGTAACTTTCCTCCCGATAGGCCAATTGTCTGGTTAAATATTGTTAGTGCCATTTGCTTTGATGCTCTCAAGTACATCTTACTTGTCGCCTTCGCTGTACTTTTTTCAACGGTTAGTACATCATTTTTCCTTCCCATATTTGGCGCTATTTCTATTTTTTTCGTTGGGAATGCATCACAGCAAGTTTATGACTATGTTCACTCTGCGGCCGGCCAGGTTTTATCAGTCACGGTCCGCAACTGCGCATCAGGTTTGTATTATATTGTACCTAATTTTAGTGCTTTTGATTTTAAGGTTAACGCCATATATGGGTTGCCGATTGCGACAGAGGGTATTTTTCTGACCCTAGGTTACCTTGTTGTTTACTCCGCTATCGTGTTGACACTGGCCACGATGCTTTTTTCTCGCAGAGAAATAAAGTAA
- a CDS encoding tetratricopeptide repeat protein has translation MKISKKYVCLLLSLIVLGVYYPLIFSPFNSVDDLALSKYLLNLGHFDLAKHFFPGGEHNYYRPVLMLSYVADQCLWGGDPSFMHLENVLLHLSNVLLVFFISLQLCRILSIQNVTLPFFSSVIFAIHPINVESVAWVVGRTDLLAGFFVLLALLFLLFALRFGSFQYGLYGAFFLLVGCLSKETALFFIPGVFLLLFLPKSSSLWFSRTDLTFRLSLLGCYGFSAVVYFIMRFIAVNSDRGVRYVLSFAEQNSAQSVSDVISTLVSVSTLFLKTSGFYLTKLVMPFPLNFGIVEVGNGYVLPGFILMILVVFLFMKRNVLTTFFLMSAFLGSSALLAVFTGGMWTPFAERYMYIPCATFVIGVTFLLWKIVATKKLVQKFLILLFPVFMVTTAYATVSRCLTWQDNEALFRDTVAKSPSFVAAKNELANALREKGKTAEALEIIRNLDGTGMQAASLNKALFRFSDGDVDGARKMLLSHVEASDSLESRSLEVLVKLTMEMVASSPSVIEKTRLRREVISWLGRLHELSGNPFYYYRLGNMYLQLNESATAQQFFAKAAEEFPDNSIYKKPSQKLAERLKSP, from the coding sequence ATGAAGATATCCAAAAAATATGTTTGCCTTTTATTGAGCCTTATTGTTTTGGGAGTTTACTACCCGCTTATTTTTTCTCCATTTAATTCTGTCGACGACCTCGCTTTATCAAAATATTTATTAAATCTGGGTCATTTTGACTTAGCAAAACATTTTTTTCCTGGCGGTGAACATAATTATTATCGCCCAGTATTGATGCTTAGTTATGTTGCTGATCAGTGTTTATGGGGCGGCGATCCGTCCTTTATGCATCTAGAAAACGTGTTACTCCATCTATCAAATGTTCTCCTCGTTTTTTTTATCTCATTGCAGCTTTGTCGTATTCTCTCAATTCAAAATGTTACCCTACCGTTCTTCTCTAGCGTCATTTTTGCTATTCATCCTATCAATGTTGAATCAGTCGCCTGGGTTGTAGGTCGGACAGACCTTCTTGCTGGTTTCTTTGTTCTTTTGGCGTTGTTATTTTTACTATTCGCCTTAAGGTTCGGCTCTTTTCAATACGGTCTGTATGGTGCGTTCTTTTTGTTAGTCGGTTGCTTGAGTAAGGAAACGGCACTTTTTTTCATACCAGGTGTGTTTTTACTGCTTTTTTTGCCGAAATCATCTTCACTCTGGTTTTCTCGTACTGATCTGACTTTTCGACTGTCGCTATTGGGGTGTTACGGATTTTCGGCAGTTGTATATTTCATAATGAGATTCATTGCTGTAAATTCAGACCGAGGTGTGAGGTATGTCCTCTCTTTTGCTGAACAAAATTCAGCACAATCTGTATCTGACGTTATCTCTACATTGGTAAGCGTTTCGACTCTGTTCCTTAAAACCAGCGGTTTTTATTTAACCAAGTTAGTAATGCCATTCCCTCTTAATTTCGGGATCGTTGAAGTAGGAAATGGCTATGTTCTTCCTGGTTTTATTCTAATGATACTTGTTGTTTTTTTATTTATGAAACGAAACGTGCTGACCACTTTTTTTCTTATGAGTGCCTTTTTAGGGTCATCTGCTCTTTTAGCTGTCTTTACTGGTGGCATGTGGACTCCGTTTGCAGAGAGGTATATGTATATCCCCTGTGCTACTTTTGTTATTGGTGTTACATTTTTACTTTGGAAGATTGTTGCCACCAAAAAATTGGTTCAAAAATTCCTTATTCTTTTATTCCCTGTATTTATGGTCACAACTGCATATGCCACTGTTTCTCGATGTCTGACCTGGCAAGATAACGAGGCTTTGTTTAGAGATACCGTGGCGAAGTCTCCTTCTTTTGTCGCCGCCAAAAATGAACTGGCCAATGCCCTGAGGGAAAAAGGTAAAACGGCAGAGGCTCTTGAAATTATACGAAATCTAGATGGTACTGGGATGCAGGCTGCATCGTTGAACAAGGCTTTATTCCGTTTTAGTGATGGTGATGTTGATGGCGCGAGGAAGATGTTGCTCAGCCACGTTGAAGCTTCAGATTCTCTTGAAAGTAGATCCTTGGAAGTTCTGGTGAAACTAACGATGGAGATGGTCGCGTCATCTCCAAGTGTTATAGAGAAAACTCGTCTTAGACGCGAAGTCATATCCTGGCTAGGGCGCTTGCATGAATTATCGGGGAACCCTTTCTATTACTATAGGTTGGGGAATATGTACCTTCAGCTTAATGAATCAGCAACTGCACAGCAATTTTTCGCTAAAGCCGCTGAAGAATTTCCCGACAATTCAATTTATAAGAAACCATCCCAAAAACTTGCGGAGCGCCTGAAATCACCATGA
- a CDS encoding decaprenyl-phosphate phosphoribosyltransferase, which yields MQVSVVSAISPLLAFCLVSSAAYVVNDLRDIEQDRVHKNKKMRPLASGEISPSSAYLIATVLLLAGLLFAAQVSPVFIALILAYVAVNLLYSLRLKNLPLLDLFCISAGFLLRLQAGGEAFGTAISAWLFLSVFFLALFLSIGKRLCEKIVLADNALEHRPVLECYPEGFLDGIMYMVGAAALVTYTMYVVARPALIYTVPLCCFGLMRYILRVKSGKGGDPTQSLLRDPALFCTGFVWAVMVGWSIYQ from the coding sequence ATGCAGGTCAGCGTGGTTAGCGCCATTTCCCCTTTGTTGGCTTTCTGTCTTGTCTCCAGTGCGGCTTATGTTGTTAACGATCTGCGTGACATTGAACAGGATCGTGTCCACAAAAACAAGAAGATGCGGCCTTTGGCCTCGGGAGAAATCTCGCCTTCCTCCGCTTATTTGATCGCGACAGTTCTGCTACTCGCGGGGCTGCTTTTCGCTGCTCAGGTTTCCCCCGTTTTCATTGCGTTGATCTTGGCTTACGTTGCGGTCAACTTGCTTTATTCGCTCCGCCTTAAAAACCTTCCATTATTGGATCTTTTCTGTATCTCCGCCGGCTTTCTGTTGCGTCTGCAGGCTGGCGGTGAAGCATTTGGTACAGCGATCTCTGCTTGGCTTTTTCTAAGTGTGTTTTTTCTAGCTTTGTTCCTCAGCATAGGCAAGAGGCTTTGCGAAAAAATAGTCCTTGCCGATAACGCCCTAGAACATCGGCCTGTTTTGGAATGTTATCCAGAAGGCTTTCTCGATGGAATAATGTATATGGTTGGTGCGGCAGCTTTGGTGACCTATACCATGTATGTGGTCGCCCGGCCCGCGCTCATTTATACCGTACCCCTCTGCTGTTTCGGCTTGATGCGTTATATTTTGCGAGTCAAATCCGGCAAGGGTGGAGATCCTACCCAGTCGCTGTTGCGGGATCCAGCATTGTTTTGCACCGGATTCGTGTGGGCGGTCATGGTTGGGTGGAGCATTTACCAGTGA
- a CDS encoding glycosyltransferase family 2 protein: MPNRALYSFIIVNWNGRCLLESCLDSIYQQTYDKYEIILVDNASHDDSVAFVRANYPDVKVICLSENKGFAGGNCAGLPYASGDVIALLNTDAYLLPDWIVQMEQALGTDEKVGICASRLIVPETGLIDSAGDAFTTAFTCTKEGEFEDPQKFLENRYVTSVCAAAAVYRRKMIDDVGFFDEDFFLILEDSDLCIRAHFCGWRCLYVADAIAYHKVSATIGELSDTSVFYFSRNIEFLWLKNIPLTSMVRYFHIRIIYHFMAFFYFCILKNKWRPYLNGKLFFLKNFLKILKKRKIPKKNMGENMQAFHKELMPFRKFIFSKLHYFYR; encoded by the coding sequence ATGCCAAACCGTGCGCTGTACAGCTTTATTATTGTTAATTGGAACGGTCGGTGCCTCCTTGAGAGTTGCCTCGATTCAATCTATCAGCAGACATATGATAAATACGAAATCATTCTTGTTGATAATGCTTCTCATGATGATTCAGTCGCTTTTGTCCGGGCCAATTACCCTGATGTCAAAGTCATTTGTCTATCCGAAAACAAAGGTTTTGCTGGCGGTAATTGCGCCGGCCTTCCATACGCAAGTGGAGATGTTATCGCTCTACTCAATACCGATGCCTATTTGCTGCCCGATTGGATTGTCCAAATGGAGCAGGCATTGGGGACTGATGAAAAGGTAGGTATCTGCGCCTCTCGTCTGATTGTGCCTGAAACCGGGCTTATTGATAGTGCGGGAGATGCTTTTACCACAGCTTTTACCTGCACAAAGGAAGGTGAGTTTGAAGACCCGCAAAAATTTTTAGAAAATCGTTATGTGACATCTGTTTGCGCAGCCGCGGCTGTATATAGGCGGAAGATGATTGATGACGTCGGTTTTTTTGATGAAGATTTCTTTCTTATCCTGGAAGACTCTGATTTGTGTATCAGAGCTCATTTTTGTGGGTGGAGATGTCTTTATGTTGCTGATGCAATTGCTTATCACAAGGTCAGCGCAACAATCGGGGAGTTGAGTGATACCTCTGTTTTTTATTTTTCAAGGAATATTGAATTTTTGTGGTTAAAGAATATCCCACTTACTTCAATGGTTCGATATTTTCATATTCGAATCATTTATCATTTCATGGCTTTTTTCTATTTTTGTATATTGAAGAATAAGTGGCGACCATATCTGAATGGAAAATTATTTTTTTTGAAAAATTTTCTAAAAATATTAAAAAAAAGAAAAATTCCCAAAAAAAATATGGGGGAAAATATGCAAGCTTTTCACAAGGAATTAATGCCTTTCAGAAAATTTATTTTTTCGAAATTACATTATTTTTATAGGTAA
- a CDS encoding ABC transporter ATP-binding protein, with amino-acid sequence MDAIEALALSKTFRGKRGRRVEALTDLSLSVAQGEVFGFLGPNGAGKSTTIKSLVGLIRPSSGCAKIMGLDISCPDARLNVGYLPENPAFYDFLTGVEYLDFVGRAFGLAGSILREKSEQVLKLLDLWESRKRPMRGYSKGMVQRVGLAQVLIHDPDVYILDEPMSGLDPIGRALVKQILTELKSQGKTVFFSTHVTSDIEAVCDRVGVIVGGCLRALSSVEDIMKTGIDGYRVQLVGGSKESFVGFECESAGNNFEVYVPKVAFNNFMMKVHKSGAEVSQIEPNRNNLEDFFLDIVHRDRQ; translated from the coding sequence ATGGATGCAATAGAAGCTTTGGCTTTGAGTAAAACGTTCAGGGGGAAGAGGGGGAGGCGTGTAGAGGCTTTAACCGATCTAAGTCTAAGCGTAGCACAAGGGGAAGTTTTTGGTTTCCTTGGACCAAACGGTGCGGGGAAAAGTACTACCATTAAAAGCTTGGTGGGTCTTATTCGGCCCAGCTCGGGGTGCGCCAAAATTATGGGACTCGATATCTCATGCCCCGATGCTCGTTTGAACGTTGGTTACCTGCCGGAGAATCCCGCCTTTTATGATTTTCTGACTGGCGTAGAGTATCTTGATTTTGTCGGGAGAGCCTTTGGCTTGGCGGGTTCTATATTGCGTGAAAAGAGTGAACAGGTACTAAAACTTTTAGACCTGTGGGAAAGTCGCAAACGCCCCATGCGAGGATATAGTAAAGGTATGGTGCAGCGCGTTGGCCTTGCCCAGGTGCTTATTCATGACCCTGATGTGTACATTCTGGATGAACCGATGAGTGGTCTTGATCCTATCGGACGAGCACTTGTTAAGCAGATTTTAACCGAGCTAAAGAGTCAGGGAAAAACGGTTTTTTTTAGCACCCATGTTACTTCTGATATCGAAGCTGTCTGTGATCGGGTTGGAGTTATTGTTGGTGGTTGCCTGCGCGCATTGAGTTCTGTTGAGGACATTATGAAAACAGGCATTGATGGTTACCGGGTTCAATTGGTCGGTGGAAGCAAGGAATCCTTCGTAGGATTTGAGTGTGAATCTGCTGGGAACAACTTTGAAGTTTATGTCCCAAAAGTGGCATTTAACAATTTTATGATGAAAGTACATAAATCCGGAGCAGAGGTGAGCCAGATTGAACCCAATAGGAACAATCTGGAGGATTTTTTCTTGGATATCGTTCACCGAGATAGGCAATGA